A window of Pectobacterium carotovorum genomic DNA:
GAGGTTGTTGCCGAAGAGCAGCCAGCAGATAACATTGCTGATGTGACCGAAACAGCCGATGTGGCAGAACCGGTTTCTACCCCAGAGATTGCCGCAGCACAGGAAGTCCGTCAGCCACAAAGCGTTCAGGATGAGCCAGTAGCCACCACCAGAACACAGCAGGTTGTGGAAGAGCCCGCAATGAGCGTGGCAAAACCAGCGGCTGTTGGTGTTGTTGAACTGCCTCGCTATAAGCTCCATGCAACGGCGCCAATGACTAAAGCACCGGCACCGGCATACCACGTGGAGCCTGCTCTACACAGTGATTGGGTACGCCCAGCCTATCCGTTCTCAGGAAAAGGCTCAGCAGGTGGTCATGCCGCAGTTAACCAATCAACTGCGCCAGCAACCAAGCCTACGCCAGTCAGCGAGTAATCCTGTTTTTTATAGACAAACACCCGCCAATTGGCGGGTGTTTTTTTATTCAGAAACTGTCGTTAGCCTAAAAAATTCAACGTCTTAATATCTACACTGTCTGTTTTACCATCCAGTTCCACCAAGAAGCGTTTAAAGTGCTCACTCTGCCCATGTGATGCCACTGCATCTTGATTCTTCCAACGCTCGAAGAACACAAACAAACCTAGTTTATCCACAACTTCATGCAGATCATACTGCACATTGCCTGCTTCCTGTCGGCTTGGCGATACCAAACGTTTTAGCGTCGCAGTAACATCTGCAATGAACTCTGCTTTTGCCTGAATAGTGGCCACAATACGAATTTCCATATACATCCCTTATTTATCAATGAAAAGATAATGCTATCAAATGCCAATCCACGGTTAATTTCAAGCATTCATCAACAAACGGATGCATTCAAATAGCTTTACGCTTATCCTTATCCCCCGCCGTATCAGTCCCAAAACCAACCGAAAGACGATGTTTTTCTACTGACCGCCGGAGCGCAATTCCATGACCGCACAGCCCACTATTCTTAAAATCCGTCGCCCTGACGATTGGCACATTCACCTGCGTGACGATCAGATGCTGGAAACCGTTCTCCCCTATACCAGCCGTTTCTTCGGCCGTGCGATTGTTATGCCTAACTTGACGCCGCCTATTACCAGCGTAGCCAGCGCTATCGCGTATCGTCAGCGTATTTTGGCCGCAGTCCCGCAGGGTGATAACTTTCATCCGCTGATGACGTGCTACCTGACCGATGCGCTTGATGCTAATGAAATCGTGAGTGGCTTTGAGCAAGGCGTCTTTACTGCGGCCAAACTCTATCCAGCCAATGCGACAACGAACTCCAGCCATGGGGTCACCAGTGTCGCCAATATTTCTGGCATTCTGGAACAAATGCAGAAAATTGGCATGCCGTTACTCATCCACGGTGAAGTTACCGACTCTGCCGTTGATATTTTCGATCGGGAAGCGCGCTTCATCGAAACCGTGCTGGAACCATTACGCAAACAGTTCCCTAAGTTGAAGGTCGTCCTTGAGCACATTACGACGAAAGAAGCCGCGCAGTATGTTGTTGAAGGTAACGATTATCTCGCCGCAACCATTACACCGCAGCATCTGATGTTTAACCGCAATCATATGCTGGTTGGTGGCGTTCGTCCCCACCTATATTGCCTACCCATCTTAAAACGCAATACGCATCAGCAGGCGCTACGTGAAGCGGTCGCTGGCGGCTGTGACCGACTTTTCCTCGGCACTGACTCCGCGCCCCATGCAAAACACAGAAAAGAGTCCAGCTGCGGCTGTGCCGGTGTGTTCAATGCTCAGTCGGCATTAAGTACCTACGCCACCGTTTTTGAAGAAATGAACGCGCTGGATAAACTCGAAGCATTCTGCTCCCTGAACGGCCCACGTTTTTATGGCCTGCCGGTAAACGACAGCTGGATTGAGCTTCATCGTGAAACCGTCACGTTCCCCGAAGAAATCGCTCTCGGCGACGAATCGCTAATCCCCTTCCTGGCTGGCCAAAGCCTCAACTGGTCAGTCCGTTAATCGACAAGCCCATCCGCATTATGCCGATGGGCTAAATTTTATTGCGTGTCTTGTTCTCCACTCACAATAACTGTATAAATAAACAGTTTAAAATTTGGAGGTCAGCATGCGCGTAGAAATCACTCTTGCAAAGACAACGCCTTTACCCGCCGGCGCAGTCGACGCACTCAGGCATGAGCTGGAAAAGCGTATTCACAAAATTTATCCCGACACTCCCATTCAAGTTCGTTATGCATCCGCAAATAACCTGACAGTCATGGGGGCAGGCAAAGAGGACAAAGATCGTATCTCTGAAATCTTGCAGGAAACATGGGAAAGCGCCGACGACTGGTTTACCGCAGAGTAATCTAAAGCTTGAAAAATAACGAAGATATAGGCTGTAATGGCAGTTTAAAGCGGCAATTCGCCATGTGCTATGACCGAGGGTATCTGTTATGACGGTAGAAAAACCAGAAGAGGCAATGACATTCGGGGAACTGCTGGAGCTGATTGGCGAACAACAACGCAAAATAGACGCTCTGGAACTTGCCTTTTCGTCCCTGGCATTCTGCCTTGATGAAAAAGCAAACAAACTGATGATTCACAATCTGGCACTCGAATCTCAAAATGAGAACCGGGATCCTGCGATGAAGAAATACCTTGCTCGACTTGCTGCCGCATTGGAGAAAAATGCAGGATTTGGTGTGGAATAATGCTCTTTCGCCGCTGTTAACAACACCTTCGGGATGAAAATCTGTTCATCCCGATATTTCATCTAACGCATCGCCTATCCCTTAGCCACACCTGTCTGTGTAATCTTTTTTACGAAAAATTGAAAATATTTCCCATAAATTAAATAAGCAGCAGTATACTGATAATGTTCATTTAAAAATAATGAGCCACCAGAAGCCTCGTTAGTCACTCATGTTAGTAACTAGTCAATAAGGGGTATTTATGGATAGAAAAAATGAAGTTATTCAGACACATCCTCTTGTAGGTTGGGACATCAGCACCGTTGACAGTTATGACGCCATGATGATCCGTTTGCACTACTTATCCACCTCGGACCAAGCACCAGATGAAGCACATGTAGACCGGACGCTTTGGCTAACGACCGATGTTGCAAGGCAACTGATACACATACTTGAAGCAGGTATTGCAAAAATCGAATCTACAGACTGTGACGCCAGTGATTATCGAAAACATTAGTAATTGATAACGTTATTAATATTATATTCAATACCCATTGATTTTCCTAAAATAACAACACCGCCAATAGGCGGTGTTGTTATTTTAGGGCTATTCTCATTTCTTTTTATATCCATCAATCAATTAAGTTGAACCTATCTGTTCTTATACCCCCACCGACTCTTATACTAATAATCACCCGCTACATCATTATTCAACTAATAGAGCCCCTTTCCAGTGCCATTAATTTATTTCACCGTCGTCTTTATTCATCCTTCGCCTGAAACCAGGCATTAGAAATATCTATTTCTAGTAAAGAACTTCCATAACCAAACTGAATAAATTATGAATTTAAATTCAAAAAAATTGCTCATGTTTATGATAATGTTGCAATTTGAAAGTTTATATTGATTTTATGTTTCTTCCTGTTAAATTTCGCCGAATTGACTGCGTTACCGATCTGATAAGGAGTTATCACCATGCTTTGGCGTAATACCTCTTCTCGTTATGGCCATATCAGCATTCTTTTGCACTGGATTGCAGCGTTAACCGTTTATGGCATGTTCGCTTTAGGACTGTGGATGGTCACATTAGGGTACTACAATATTTGGTATCACCGTGCTCCAGAGATTCACAAAGCCATTGGCGTGTTGTTCTTTGCCATCTTAATCTTTCGCGTGGTGTGGCGTTTTATCTCCCCACCGCCTCCGCCGTTGAAAAGCTATTCCACATTAACCCGCGTCAGCGCGACGCTGGCTCATATTGCGCTTTATGTCATTCTTTTCGCCATTCTCATTAGTGGATATCTCATTTCCACTGCCGAAGGGCATTCTATCTCAGTTTTTGGCTGGTTTTCTGTTCCGGCCATTGTCAGCGGCTTGACGGATCAGGCCGATATAGCAGGCGACGTGCATCTTTATCTTGCATGGGCGGTGGTTGCCTTATCAGCACTGCACGGTTTAGCCGCATTAAAACACCACTTTATCGATGGTGATAACACGTTGAAACGGATGTTGGGTCGCAACGTTCCTTAACTTTCTGGATTTATGGAGAAATACCAATGCTGAAGAAAACACTACTGAGCCTGACCGCTGTATCCATGCTTGCCTCTGCCGGTTCTGCACTGGCGGCAGAATACAAGTTCGATAAAGAAGGCCAGCACGCGTTTATCGAATTCCGCATTAAACACCTCGGTTACAGCTGGCTTTACGGCAGCTTTAACGACTTCGATGGTGCCTTTACCTTTGATGAGAAAAACCCATCAGCAGATAAAGTGAATGTCACTATCAACACCAACAGCGTTGACACTAACCACGCAGAACGTGACAAGCACCTTCGCAGTGCAGAATTTTTAAACGTTACCAAGCATCCGCAGGCAACGTTTACGTCCACTGAAGTGAAGAAAGACGGTGAAGATTACGATATTACCGGCAACCTGACCTTAAATGGCGTTACCAAGCCCGTTAAGCTGGATGCCAAACTCATCGGTCAGGGTGATGACCCGTGGGGTAACTATCGTGCAGGTTTTCAAGCCGAAGGCACTATCAAGCTGAAAGACTTCAACATCACGACGGATTTGGGTCCAGCTTCACAGGATGTAGAACTGATTATTGCTGTTGAAGGCGTTCGCCAGAAATAAGGCAGCACCACGTATCAACACGACACAGCCCTTTCCATTGGAAAGGGCTTTTTATTGCATGATGAGCCGTTCGCTATTCAGCCTTATCTTTCGCTACGGGTGCAGGAATGTGCAATGTTGACTGCAACAATCCTTTGGATTTATTGAAGATCTTCATCCCATTTTCACGCCCGCTGCGTATCGCCCTTTGCTCTTCGAGTGGCAACTTCGTTTCATCCTGACACTGCGTACTGCAACAGCCTTCGTACTTTGCGGCACAGTTCGGACATTGGATAAACAGAAGATGGCACCCTTCATTACGGCAGTTAGTGTGACTATCACACGACGCTCCGCACTGATGGCAATGCGCGATAACGTCATCAGAGATACGCTCTCCCATCCGTTCATCAAACACGAAATTCTTGCCGATAAACTTCAGCGGTAAACCCTGAGCTTTAGCCTGACGCGTATACTCGATAATGCCGCCCTCGACGTGATACACGTTCTTAAAGCCGTGATGCAGCATGTAAGCGCTGGCCTTCTCGCAACGGATACCGCCCGTGCAGTACATGACAATATTTTTATCACGCACCTCGTCCAGCATTTCAACCGCCATCGGTAGCTGCTCGCGAAAGGTATCCGATGGGACTTCCAGCGCATTCTCGAAATGCCCGACTTCGTATTCGTAATGATTACGCATATCAACAAATACAGTATCAGGATCGTCAGCCATCGCATTGACCTGATCGGCTTTCAGATATTGCCCGACATTCGCCGGGTTAAAAGTAGGATCGTCAATGCCATCGGCAACAATCCGTTCGCGTACTTTCATACGCAACACCCAGAACGATTTCCCGTCATCTTCCAAAGCGATGTTTAAGCGAATCTGATCGAGTGCCGGATGCGCACTGAACAATGCAGCTTTAAAGGCATCGAACTGATTATTGGGTACGCTGATTTGGGCGTTAATCCCTTCAGTGGCAATATAAATACGCCCGAAGACCTTATATTGCTCAAGCTGAATATACAGACAATCGCGAAAGGCTTTTGGATCGTCAATCGTAAAATATTTATAGAAGGAAACTGTGGTACGCGGCTCGGTTTCCGCAAGCATACGCGCCTTCAGTTCCTCATTAGAAATTCGGTTATGTAACACTGGCATGGTGTACGTTCCTGTTTTCATTGAGGTTAGCGTGTGACGTTCAATATCAAGCTATCGCTCGATACATCGAATCGCCCGGCATCATACCTGATAGCGCTGAGGCTGTCAGGGCATGAAATGAATAGCGCAACGAGAAAGAGTGATCTACCGTAAACCTATGACCTTACCGTAATCCCATGACCTCTGGGATTCATTTTTGCTTTCATGAAGTATCATCATCGAAGGATCTGTCATTATGAGTCAGCTTTTCTCCCCCGTATCGCTTGGTAAACTCGAACTGCCCAACCGAATCATCATTGCCCCCATGTGTCAGTATTCAGCTGAGGACGGCAAGGCGACAGCCTGGCATACGATGCATTTAGGTAACTTGTCACATTCTGGCGCTGGATTGCTCATTATCGAAGCTACCGCGGTTTCGCCAGAAGGTCGGATCTCCCCGCACGACCTTGGTTTATGGGATGACGCGACAGAGCAGGCTCTTGCTGGCGTGATTCAGTCTGTCAAAACCTATTCTGGCATGCCCCTCGGCATACAGCTGGGGCACGCGGGTCGCAAAGCCTCAACGGGCGTTCCGTGGAGCGGACGGGCATTTCTGCATCCAGAACAGGGAGGATGGCAGACTATCGCGCCATCGGCTGTCCCTTACAACGCCAGTGATGCAACACCACAGGCCATGTCAGAACCGCAAATCCGTGCGCTAATTAACGCGTTCGTTGACTCAGCTAAACGTGCGGATCGTCTGGGCTTTGATCTGATAGAGATTCACGCTGCTCACGGCTATTTACTGCACCAGTTCCTTTCGCCGCTGACAAATCAGCGCACGGATGGCTATGGCGGTTCGCTTCAAAATCGGATGCGTCTGGTCGTTGAAATTTACCGCGCGATACGCGACGTTTTCCCTGAACATAAAGCCGTTGGTGTGCGCATTTCTGCGACAGATGGTGTGGAAGGCAGCTGGGATCTGGAACAGTCCGTACAGCTCAGTAAAGCACTGCACGAATTGGGCTGCGATTTCATCCATGTATCCAGTGGTGGACTATCACCATTACAGCAGATTCATCCTGCGCCTAATTATCAGGTTCCCTATGCGCAGAGGATTAAACAAGAAGTTGGTATTACGACCATCGCCGTTGGATTGATCACCGAACCGGAACAGGCTGAAGCGATCGTTGCAACCGGTGAGGCAGATGCTATCGGGCTGGCTCGCGCGATACTCTTCGATCCTCGCTGGCCGTGGCATGCGGCCGCCAGACTCGGCGCACAGGTATCCGCCCCTGCACAGTACTGGCGTAGCGAACCACACTACGCCCGAGGCATTTTCAAACAATAACCATGTGCATCAGGCGATCCTTTCAGGGTCGCCTCTTCCCCATTTCACCACGCCCTATGCCACCAAAAGTCAAAAATCATTCTCTGGAGATGGTACGATTATTGCTTGTTTTTGTATAAAAATCAGTCAATAAGACGGCAATAGTTTGTTTTATTGGCAAAGCACCGCAATAATCTATCTTGCAGTTAATCATTAACTCGATTCTTTTTAACGGTTCGCGTGCCGACCAGCACCAAAATATTGATACTGAGGCCATGACACAAATCCCTTCTTTTAATCGTTCATTGCTACATCCGCGCTACTGGCTCACCTGGTTGGGCATCGGTATCCTTTACCTGATCGTTTTGCTGCCCTACCCCGTTATTTATCGTATCGGTACCACGCTCGGCTATCTGGCCATGCGCCTGCTACCAAAGCGCGTCAAGATTGCCGCTCGCAACCTTGAACTGTGTTTCCCCGACATGCCACAGGCTGAGCGGGATGCATTAGTCAGGAAGAATTTTGAATCGGTCGGCATGGGCGTAGTTGAAACGGGTATGGCCTGGTTTTGGCCGAATTGGCGTCTCGAACGCTGGTTTACGGTTACAGGCCTTGAGCACATACATCCTGAGAACGAGCGGGAGCAAGGCGTATTGCTGATCGGACTGCATTTTTTAACGTTGGAACTCGGTGCGCGAGTTTTTGGTATGCACAATCCGGGAATCGGCGTGTATCGTCCGAATGATAACAAGCTGATTGACTGGTTACAGACGTGGGGAAGGCTGCGCTCCAATAAATCCATGCTGGACCGGAAAGATCTTAAGGGCATGATACGCGCCCTCAAACAGGGGGACATAATCTGGTATGCCCCAGATCACGATTATGGCCCGCGCAGTAGCGTATTCGCCCCGTTGTTTGCCGTAGACACCGCGGCAACCACCCGCGGGAGCTATATGCTGATAAAAACGGCGCTTCCGGCAATCGTCCCATTTGTGCCACGCCGACTGCCCGAAGGAAAAGGTTATGAATTACTGATTCAGCCTGCTGAACAGGGTGCACCTGTAGATAATGAAACTGCGACTGCCGCCTGGATGAACAACGTTGTTGAACAGAACATTCTGCTCGCACTGGATCAATACATGTGGCTACATCGCCGTTTTAAAACGCGCCCGGAAGGCGAACCGTCACTTTATTAACTATCATATTTCAGCATTCACCGTTCCGGTTGCTCATTCCAAGAACGGCTACACGTTATGACAGACGAAAAAAAGCAACGGCGATGGATTGCCGTTGCTTTATCTTTCACACCACTAATTTTCTACACTACAAGCAGTTAGCTTTTGATATGAAGTGCGGGAAGTTTTTGGTAAGACTCAACCCACGCAGTATACGCTTCTGGTTTTTGCCACACATGGTAGTGCAAGCGCGAGATCGTAACAGGATCGCTAAGCAATGCCAGACGCTGATTATTGCTCACCTCTTCCGGCTTGCGATTCAAAGCATCACGCACATTCTGCTCACGTACGTCTTCAATTGCCTGGCTAAAGCGATGACGCGCCGTTGCCATTGCACTGGCAAGGGCGTTAACTGACGGATCAAAGACAGCCTGTATAAACCCGTTATCGAGTCTACGTTGGTGGTTCAATCGGCAATATTCATCCGTAGCGACCAGTTCGCGTGGCGGATTAAACTCTTCCGGAATCATCAACAGCTTCGCACGCTTACAGCTCAGCCCCAAGACCGCACGGCTCGAATAAACCGACACGAATGGCGACAGAATCAGTGAGAAGACAATCGGTGACAGCCACCACAAGAAGCGCAGATCCAACCATGCCATGCCAATCGCCCAGACCAGTCCGAGAATCAGCTGGGAACCGTGGCGCACAAATGCTTCGCTCCACGGCGTCGCATCATCGTCACGCTGTGGAGAATTCCACTGCACCGACCAGCCGAGAAACGCACTGACTACAAACACCGTATGGAACAGCATACGAACCGGTGCCAGCAGAACCGAGAATAGCATTTCCAGCAGCAGAGAAAGGAATACTCGGACAGCACCGCCGTACTCTTTTGCCCCTTTCGCCCACACCAGAATCACGCTCAACAGTTTTGGTAAGAACAGCAAGACTAATGTCGTTGAAAAGAGTGCGATAGCCAGTTCAGGCCGCCACTGTGGCCAAACGGGGAACAGCTGTCGAGGCTGCAAGAAGTACTGTGGTTCCATCAGTGTATGCACAACCTGTAAGGCTGTAGAGAGCACCAAGAACATAAACCACAGCGGTGCAGACAGATAAGACATCACACCAGTAAGGAACACGGCACGGTGAACCGGATGCATGCCTTTAACCAGGAACAACCGGAAATTCATCAGGTTACCATGGCACCAGCGGCGGTCACGTTTCAGTTCATCCAACAGGTTAGGCGGCAGCTCTTCATAGCTTCCAGGCAGATCGTATGCGATCCACACGCCCCATCCCGCACGACGCATCAGCGCCGCTTCAACGAAGTCGTGAGAAAGAATAGCGCCTGCGAACGAGCCTTCACCCGGCAGCGGTGCCAGAGCACAGTGCTCGATGAACGGTTTAACGCGGATAATCGCGTTATGGCCCCAGTAATGCGACTCACCCAGTTGCCAAAAATGCAGGCCGGCGGTGAACAGCGGCCCATAGACACGCGTTGCAAACTGCTGGCAACGTGCGTACAGCGTATCCATGCCAGAGGCTTTCGGCGAGGACTGGATGATACCGGCGTTCGGATTCGCTTCCATCAGTCTGACCAGAGACGTCAGACATTCACCGCTCATCACGCTATCGGCATCCAGAATCACCATATAGCTATACTGATTACCCCAGCGGCGGCAGAAATCATCGATATTTCCGCTCTTACGTTTGACACGACGACGGCGACGGCGATAGAAGATACGCCCTGCTCCACCAACATCACGGCACAGCTCCATCCAGGCTTTTTGCTCTGCCACGCAAATATCGGGGTCGTTACTGTCGCTCAGGACGTAAATATCAAAATGCTCAAGGTTGCCCGTCGCTTCAACCGATTCATACGTCGCACGCAATCCCGCAAACACGCGTTCTACGTCTTCGTTACAAATCGGCATGATTAACGCCGTGCGATGCTCAGGGTTCAGCGCCTCGTTACCCACCGTCGTGGAAGAGATACTGTATTTATCTCGACCAATCAGCAGTTGCAGGAACCCCATTAAGGCGGTCCAGAACCCGGCCGACACCCAGCAGAACAGTACCGCGAACAGAACCAGTATGCCGCTTTGCAGTACATAAGGAAGCAGTTGCATCAGCGAACGCGTCCAGGGCTGCCCCGCCATTTCAAACGGATCGATGAGCGCCCAGCCCTGATAAGGCAGGATGGTTTTCATGTACCAGGTTGCGATCGCCGTTTGGAACAACGTCAACGCCAGCAGAATATAGCGACGGATCGTCCCTACCAAACGCCAGCGGTTTTCGGAAATTTTCTCTTCTGGGCTGTAATGAGGGCGAGGCGGCACAGTACGACCCAACAGACTTTCCCACCAGCGGAGCAGTGGGTTTGTCCGCCAGACGTCAGGGAACATAGAAGCACGGGTAATGACAGGCATCGCTTTTAATGCCGTCCGCCCTTCTCTGTCTGTGCCGAGCTGTTTACCGTTGTCCAGACCATCAGCCCAGGTCATTTCAAGACGAGCCTGCACGGAATGCAGTGCAACATCGCCTTCTGCCTGAACATTAACCTGGTTACCTTCAGACTGTTTACCTTCAGACAAGGCATGATGCAAAACGGCCTGATCGTTCCAGGCCGCTTGCGGTAATTTTTCGCGAAGAACCTCTGCCTGCTCGGCAGGCAGAGGAAGTTTCTCAATATAATCGAGAGAGGAAGTTGACTTATTCATTAGCAGGCAGCTGATTGCTCCAGGTTTCAGTCAATGTCGTCTCGCCATTAACCAACGCAGCTCTCATTTCAGTCGGCTGTTTCGCATCTTTTACACGCAAACGCAGCGTCAGACGCCAGCCATGAGTGACCGGGTTATAGCGAACATTATTTTCTACAATCTCACCATTGTCGCCAATACTGACCTGAGAAGCTACCGGAGTGCTCTCATCCAGCTCTTTTAGATTCGGTCCAACAAAGTCCACAATGTAGGCGATCGTACCGTCAGGCTGGCGGATCAGGTTAGATTGTTTAACATCACCAGCAGAACGGCGAGTCTGTTGAACATAGGCAATGTTCGGGGAATGCAGTTGATCTTCGTCGCGCGTAAAGTGCAGACGATATTTAATATCCAGCGGTTTGCCCGTTTCTGGCAAGACATCAGGCGTCCAGAAGGCAACGATGTTGTCGTTGGTTTCGTCCGCGGTAGGGATTTCAACCAGCTCAACTTTTCCTTTGCCCCACTCGCCTTTAGGTTCAACCCAGCCGCTTGGGCGCAGATCGTAACGATCGTCAAGATCTTCATAGGCAGCAAAATCACGACCACGTTGCAACAGACCAAACCCTTTCGGGTTCTCTACCGCATACGTACTCACAGACAGGTGCTTAGGATTATTCAGCGGACGCCAAATCCATTCACCATTACCGGCATGAATTGACAAACCGTTAGAGTCGTTCAGCGCTGGACGGTAGTTCAGCGTCGGAGACGGCTGGTTCGGCCCAAACAGATACATACTGGTCAGCGGAGCGATACCCAGCTTGCCCACTTTATCACGCAGGAAGACTTTAGCCTGAACATCGACGACGCTGTCACGACCCGGATAAACGGTAAAACGGTAAGCCCCTGCGGCACGCGGCGAATCCAGCAGTGCATAAATAACCAGATGTTTATCATTCGCTTTTGGACGTTCAATCCAGAACTCACGGAAACGCGGGAACTCTTCCCCAGAAGGCAAAGCCGTATCGATAGCCAGACCACGGGCGGACAAGCCATAAATCTGGCCTTTACCTACCACACGGAAATAACTGGCACCCAGCATGCTGACGATTTCATCGTTCTTA
This region includes:
- a CDS encoding antibiotic biosynthesis monooxygenase, with the translated sequence MEIRIVATIQAKAEFIADVTATLKRLVSPSRQEAGNVQYDLHEVVDKLGLFVFFERWKNQDAVASHGQSEHFKRFLVELDGKTDSVDIKTLNFLG
- the pyrC gene encoding dihydroorotase, with translation MTAQPTILKIRRPDDWHIHLRDDQMLETVLPYTSRFFGRAIVMPNLTPPITSVASAIAYRQRILAAVPQGDNFHPLMTCYLTDALDANEIVSGFEQGVFTAAKLYPANATTNSSHGVTSVANISGILEQMQKIGMPLLIHGEVTDSAVDIFDREARFIETVLEPLRKQFPKLKVVLEHITTKEAAQYVVEGNDYLAATITPQHLMFNRNHMLVGGVRPHLYCLPILKRNTHQQALREAVAGGCDRLFLGTDSAPHAKHRKESSCGCAGVFNAQSALSTYATVFEEMNALDKLEAFCSLNGPRFYGLPVNDSWIELHRETVTFPEEIALGDESLIPFLAGQSLNWSVR
- the dinI gene encoding DNA damage-inducible protein I, with the protein product MRVEITLAKTTPLPAGAVDALRHELEKRIHKIYPDTPIQVRYASANNLTVMGAGKEDKDRISEILQETWESADDWFTAE
- the bssS gene encoding biofilm formation regulator BssS, whose product is MDRKNEVIQTHPLVGWDISTVDSYDAMMIRLHYLSTSDQAPDEAHVDRTLWLTTDVARQLIHILEAGIAKIESTDCDASDYRKH
- a CDS encoding cytochrome b, encoding MLWRNTSSRYGHISILLHWIAALTVYGMFALGLWMVTLGYYNIWYHRAPEIHKAIGVLFFAILIFRVVWRFISPPPPPLKSYSTLTRVSATLAHIALYVILFAILISGYLISTAEGHSISVFGWFSVPAIVSGLTDQADIAGDVHLYLAWAVVALSALHGLAALKHHFIDGDNTLKRMLGRNVP
- a CDS encoding YceI family protein yields the protein MKKTLLSLTAVSMLASAGSALAAEYKFDKEGQHAFIEFRIKHLGYSWLYGSFNDFDGAFTFDEKNPSADKVNVTINTNSVDTNHAERDKHLRSAEFLNVTKHPQATFTSTEVKKDGEDYDITGNLTLNGVTKPVKLDAKLIGQGDDPWGNYRAGFQAEGTIKLKDFNITTDLGPASQDVELIIAVEGVRQK
- a CDS encoding rhodanese-related sulfurtransferase, with the translated sequence MPVLHNRISNEELKARMLAETEPRTTVSFYKYFTIDDPKAFRDCLYIQLEQYKVFGRIYIATEGINAQISVPNNQFDAFKAALFSAHPALDQIRLNIALEDDGKSFWVLRMKVRERIVADGIDDPTFNPANVGQYLKADQVNAMADDPDTVFVDMRNHYEYEVGHFENALEVPSDTFREQLPMAVEMLDEVRDKNIVMYCTGGIRCEKASAYMLHHGFKNVYHVEGGIIEYTRQAKAQGLPLKFIGKNFVFDERMGERISDDVIAHCHQCGASCDSHTNCRNEGCHLLFIQCPNCAAKYEGCCSTQCQDETKLPLEEQRAIRSGRENGMKIFNKSKGLLQSTLHIPAPVAKDKAE
- a CDS encoding NADH:flavin oxidoreductase/NADH oxidase; its protein translation is MSQLFSPVSLGKLELPNRIIIAPMCQYSAEDGKATAWHTMHLGNLSHSGAGLLIIEATAVSPEGRISPHDLGLWDDATEQALAGVIQSVKTYSGMPLGIQLGHAGRKASTGVPWSGRAFLHPEQGGWQTIAPSAVPYNASDATPQAMSEPQIRALINAFVDSAKRADRLGFDLIEIHAAHGYLLHQFLSPLTNQRTDGYGGSLQNRMRLVVEIYRAIRDVFPEHKAVGVRISATDGVEGSWDLEQSVQLSKALHELGCDFIHVSSGGLSPLQQIHPAPNYQVPYAQRIKQEVGITTIAVGLITEPEQAEAIVATGEADAIGLARAILFDPRWPWHAAARLGAQVSAPAQYWRSEPHYARGIFKQ
- a CDS encoding LpxL/LpxP family Kdo(2)-lipid IV(A) lauroyl/palmitoleoyl acyltransferasee, which encodes MTQIPSFNRSLLHPRYWLTWLGIGILYLIVLLPYPVIYRIGTTLGYLAMRLLPKRVKIAARNLELCFPDMPQAERDALVRKNFESVGMGVVETGMAWFWPNWRLERWFTVTGLEHIHPENEREQGVLLIGLHFLTLELGARVFGMHNPGIGVYRPNDNKLIDWLQTWGRLRSNKSMLDRKDLKGMIRALKQGDIIWYAPDHDYGPRSSVFAPLFAVDTAATTRGSYMLIKTALPAIVPFVPRRLPEGKGYELLIQPAEQGAPVDNETATAAWMNNVVEQNILLALDQYMWLHRRFKTRPEGEPSLY
- the mdoH gene encoding glucans biosynthesis glucosyltransferase MdoH; the encoded protein is MNKSTSSLDYIEKLPLPAEQAEVLREKLPQAAWNDQAVLHHALSEGKQSEGNQVNVQAEGDVALHSVQARLEMTWADGLDNGKQLGTDREGRTALKAMPVITRASMFPDVWRTNPLLRWWESLLGRTVPPRPHYSPEEKISENRWRLVGTIRRYILLALTLFQTAIATWYMKTILPYQGWALIDPFEMAGQPWTRSLMQLLPYVLQSGILVLFAVLFCWVSAGFWTALMGFLQLLIGRDKYSISSTTVGNEALNPEHRTALIMPICNEDVERVFAGLRATYESVEATGNLEHFDIYVLSDSNDPDICVAEQKAWMELCRDVGGAGRIFYRRRRRRVKRKSGNIDDFCRRWGNQYSYMVILDADSVMSGECLTSLVRLMEANPNAGIIQSSPKASGMDTLYARCQQFATRVYGPLFTAGLHFWQLGESHYWGHNAIIRVKPFIEHCALAPLPGEGSFAGAILSHDFVEAALMRRAGWGVWIAYDLPGSYEELPPNLLDELKRDRRWCHGNLMNFRLFLVKGMHPVHRAVFLTGVMSYLSAPLWFMFLVLSTALQVVHTLMEPQYFLQPRQLFPVWPQWRPELAIALFSTTLVLLFLPKLLSVILVWAKGAKEYGGAVRVFLSLLLEMLFSVLLAPVRMLFHTVFVVSAFLGWSVQWNSPQRDDDATPWSEAFVRHGSQLILGLVWAIGMAWLDLRFLWWLSPIVFSLILSPFVSVYSSRAVLGLSCKRAKLLMIPEEFNPPRELVATDEYCRLNHQRRLDNGFIQAVFDPSVNALASAMATARHRFSQAIEDVREQNVRDALNRKPEEVSNNQRLALLSDPVTISRLHYHVWQKPEAYTAWVESYQKLPALHIKS